The proteins below come from a single Drosophila teissieri strain GT53w chromosome 3L, Prin_Dtei_1.1, whole genome shotgun sequence genomic window:
- the LOC122617612 gene encoding uncharacterized protein LOC122617612 — translation MKWVVIIVLLQLLQKIKCEQSYEVTNERLEPFEGDSQTLVFFDSLKTVGRERALNGSFKFSGEMNNDDFKVSVELYSSPNGDGEFKRMVMDVPQTSICDCFKKFYVQFVQPSLKSGETTNFPVVDDDFCPVPEGEFYIKNVLLNTQDWPSQVPRGIVKAIITFFSAGENVGGLIVEVKIEDRQS, via the exons ATGAAATGGGTAGTGATAATAGTACTGCTCCAACTGCtgcaaaaaataaag TGCGAGCAGTCCTATGAGGTTACCAATGAGAGGCTGGAGCCTTTCGAGGGCGATTCACAAACCTTGGTGTTCTTCGATAGCTTGAAAACTGTTGGCCGGGAGAGAGCTCTAAACGGATCCTTCAAGTTCAGCGGCGAGATGAACAACGATGACTTTAAGGTGTCCGTGGAACTCTATTCAAGTCCCAATGGCGATGGGGAGTTCAAGCGAATGGTCATGGATGTGCCGCAAACCAGCATTTGCGACTGCTTCAAGAAGTTCTATGTCCAGTTTGTGCAACCCTCTCTGAAGTCGGGCGAAACCACCAATTTTCCCGTTGTCGACGATGACTTCTGTCCAGTTCCCGAAGGCGAGTTCTACATTAAAAACGTCCTCTTGAACACGCAGGATTGGCCTTCGCAGGTTCCTCGAGGAATCGTCAAGGCCATCATCACATTCTTCAGTGCTGGCGAAAATGTGGGAGGCCTAATAGTGGAGGTCAAAATCGAAGATCGACAAAGTTAG